tttttcctttttgtgtttttgtatcacTGAGCCTTTCTGGGAGATTGTTTTGTGCTGCGGACTCATTTTGTAttctgtgtgagagtgtgagggtttgtgtgtgtacctgtgagAGAATTGGAAATTGAGCCGTGTAATAAGCGCTGTGCTTTTCCAGATAGGATTGCTGAAACTTTAACTTAATCCACAGCAGCTTTGCCAAAGAAACAAAGACTGATGTTTCAGATAACAGTGTGCACTTGATAATTATAACTCTGGTAACGATGATATTGAAGACAAAGCTGGTGGCTGTTGTGGTTTTGgcccttttttctttatttcatttttaattcctAGATGACTTCCTGGGTATATTCTCTTTTGTTAGACCCAATTGACTCTCACTGCATACTTTTTGGGATCAATCATTTTCCCCAAGTCCCCCCAAAGCAGTCTACTTTAATTCTCTTTGGATTCCTTTTTCCAATCCATTCACATCTAATGGTTAGTTTGAATCTCCCTTGGTTTCCACAACAGCCCCACTTATTTTACTAAATCCCACAACTAAGCATATTTATCATGTTGCATTTCTACTATTATAAATTgtgaatcattttttattttcacatgtacatgtacatatgaGTATTTTTGTGTCCCTGTATTGTGTTCAGACGCaacaaatataatacaatttactttttttaaagaatacatttcttgtctttttttgcccCTCAATCAAGTATAGAGTGTCTTCCCATTAGTATGTCGGATTGTGGAATTTTCCAGGCCAGATCAGAGGGTAATCTGACTATGTCTGACCTGGATTTAGTCGGCCAAATCCCTTTCCTCCGGCTCCCGGCATTGTTAGGAAGCCATGAAAGCAAACATAAACCCATTTGACTGACAAACAATTGAACTTTGGGTCGTTTCTTTCCACTTCCTGCAGGCCCTCGCCACGGTCAAAGGTAGAACAGGATATTGGTAAGACGGAGAGACTTCTTGCTTCTGTTTTTGGAAACATCAACACTCAGCTGCAGTTtaatttcaagtgttgcatgaGTACCACTCCCCCGGTTTAGGTTTAATCCATCATTAACTTTGCCACTTTTCCGACTTTGGAATGATAATTTGGTCTGTAGCACGTCTGCAGATCCTCCCTGCAGCACAGCCTGAAAGGCTACTGCAGTACTAGCTAGCCCAATTATCATCTAATGGTCAtgcataattattttttttgtgaatgcacCCTTGAGTTCAGAGAGTAATGTTATGACTAATCTGGGATGTGAGTACAGTCACGTCTTATTGTCTCTCTgtgtaaatcttttttatttggctgcaatgtcaaataaagctaaaaaaacatcctgacctcaactttaatgtttcatttttgcaaGTCTTTTATTTTAGGGTAGTTGTGTAAGAGGTTTAAGCagaattaaaaagtatttttgggtTAAAAGTTGAGAATTTCAGGATGCTTATTTTTTCCATTCCAATGTCCGTGTGTCTTGCTCAAACActttctgtaaattaaaatttagaaaatgacagTCACGATGTGATTATCACTGGATGTGACTGAGGGCGCTAATACATTTTGGTAAAGCTAGCCTCCACTGGGGCATAATTATCATTTCTACATAATGAAGTGACTACAAAGGAGCTGTCCTGAATCCTAAGAAGGAGAGAGCTGAAAAGAGGAAGTGTGTAGAGGACCCACTACTCTTTCCACTTGTGTTCAAGCACACATTACAGCTATGATATGTGCTACACACTTCTAACCTGAACTGATTGTAGCGTCATACTTTACTTTAGATCAAGTATGATAAAGGAATGATTCTCTTGCTTAGCTGTGCACACGTACAAGGACACCAAGCCAGACTTCCATGGTCCATCCCTGCAAGGATACAGGCAGTTGGTTTTGGCATTAACACTGCAAAGTCTGGCTGGCTTTCAATACGGGCGCAAAcaccctaatgtttgagttctGGGTGGtgctacaaaacaaacaacagggCATTGTGTTGAAACAGCAGGCAATGCTCTGCGATCGTACAACATCACACACAGTCAtatttctccattttcttttatcattattgCCAGCAAAAATGCCTTTCAGGCCTAATAAGTGGAATGCAGTCAAAAGATGAGTGGCACTAAAGGAGAAAATGATTCAGCTATTTCACTTTATTGGATTTTTCAAACAAAGCTACCAAAGAAATATGCATTTGTTGATTTATACTGCTGCATAATCAAGAAGTAGGTTTATGTCCTGAAGCAGATATTACAAAGTGAATTATTGTGTGAGCATGGCCGAGGTTACCTATggtatgtaaaacattttatcacGTTGGGATTTAGTCCCcacattgtctgtttttgtttctcatttctATGGAAATCTATGCATCAAGCCCAACGTCCCGATCTAACAGTTACATCCATGCTTTCTAAATCTTATTACAGTGTGTGCAGAGTGTTGAAGGAGGAGTCCCTTTTACATGAGGTCTTTGCTGACCTTTCAAGCACTCCCAAAATTTCTCTCCACACCAATCTCATGTAGGTTACTGGTAACTGGCAGAGGTGCAGAGCAGAGCGAGCGCTGCTTATTATGTATTACTTTGCTTTTGTAGTCCCTTCACATCGTTACTCATCCAGTATGCTTAAAGGTGCTCTCCCCTCTGGCAAGCATTGCTATGACAGTCAGCTTGGAAGTTATAAGTCTTTCAAAACTCTTTTCCCCCCTgtcttctttcccttttctctgtctctctttcactctttcttGGTGTCCCCACGTCtctatctcttcctctctcactctACTCCTCAGAGAGCACCTGACTGACGTGTTGTTTAAGGATGAAAAGCGCGGCGGAGGGGAATCCAAAAGCAAACCACAAAAATATACATGAGAAGACAGGAACGACactgctgtacacacacaaacacacacacacacacacaaactcacacacaaacacatacagagcGCCGAAGCCCTGAGGATTATCACCAGCGTGACACTGGACACTTCAGGGAAGACAGCATCTGCTCACTTCCATATTTATTACCACAAAAAGAGAACATTGTGTTCTCAGGAAACCTCTCATTTCACTTTGTGCATAtacagagaccaatacattggCGTGAACAAATAATTGTCTCCATTTGTGCTGTCCAGGTGGCTATAGAAAGTTCCCAAGtgcccacacacattcacactgtgaCTAAAAGCCATTTTGCAGAGGACACTTTGACAGACAGGCAGTTCTTTGCCCTTCAAAGCATTACTTTTACATCTATCTTTTCCACCCAGTTATGTAAGGTGTTCAGTGATGtgctatttctctctctctctctgtctctgcctgaaGAAATTCAACAAGGAAACTGTATCTGCAGTGGCAGTAAAGTTCAGCAGACACATGCTGAAGTGTCCCAGCAAACTCACTCTGCTGCTTCTCAATGGGCAGTCTGCCTGTTACAGGACTCTAAACAAGTGAGGGAGCGCTACAGGAGGCGGCAGACAAGGTTACAAAGTGGGGCCATATGCTCCGTTTGTCATCCCCCTACTCCCAACTTTTCCAGCAATATTGAAAACTACATTATAGTGACAAAAAGCCCTCCTGTTAGAGTCAGAAGAGGaggacatgtaaaaaaaaaaacactgcaccGAACTGAAAAGGAGAATTTCTCCTGCTGTAGACCAGTTTTGTCCTTCAATCACATACAGCACATTAATATAATGGATGGTATGATATAAAGGCAACCGGACTTGAGAGGCTGTGCAGCCAGACTGCAAATGGACTAACTCTGACAACTACTTATTATTCCACATTGACTTTAAAATGAGCAATGATTGTGTATATTATGCCATGTTATTTATGGGCCTACACAACGTGGGTGGCTAATTGGAGGTTAACCTTTAAGAAGCATGAATTCAAGgtcttgaacacacacacacacacacacacacacacacacacacacacattcaggttGGGTTAtatgttttcaaattaaatcaatcaCATATGGACAGTTGCCATTTAATTGGATGGTTATACTTTGCCAAAAtgaacaagtttttttttttactgtcctCTTTGAAAACCATGTAACTCCAACCAAAGGTCAACTTTTTGTGAGCCAAGAGAaacaaccttcttttttttagctcaGTGTATGCACTTTTTAGTTAGGCCAATGGGAATTTAAATGGGTCCAATGGGTATATTTAGTTAAGAAATGGGAGGATTTTCTCAACCTACAAAGTGACACTTAAATACCAGATTTGGAGATGGTTTTTATTGACAGGGACCTACATCATCTTTAACAATCAGGTCTGCACCAACTCTGAATCAACCTTAGACAACtaaataaaccttgtgtttaGCCTttatgtaggtgtgtgtgtgcgtgtgtgtgtgtcaaataatcaaacacaatttcaaagtgaaatacagtttaaatCCTTATAatgtaaaacctttaaaacattgacatgcacacacatatatatatatatatatagatgcaTTCAAAGTTAAATCTTTAAATGTAACCCCACCATAGCATGGAAATAGACTTTGTGTGCATTAGCATGCCATGAGGAAAAAGAAGGATTAATAGCCGCTCTATTAGTTtcacttgttgttttttaatccagaCTGGTGGTCATTAAGGGATGACTGCAGTCTGTCGACATGTAGGCAGGGATCTTCTTAGCCTGCAGATTACACcaagtctgtgtctgttttcacTTTCCCCACATACCTGCATGTCAGTGAATGAAGTCATATTTTAAGAGGGCGCTACCAGAGGAATGGATGCTATGCTGACTAACAGAATGACAGATGCTTTGAGTGCCTCACTGCTGAGTGACAGCAAACTGTCAGGGCTTTAGTGTGACTGGGCTGCcgtctttttattttggatgCTGCCAGAAAGGGAGGGACCCATTCATGCAGGCGCAGTTGAGTGAAAAGACACCTAGGAGGCATCTTTGGGCTTGTCAGACACAAGAAATCTGATCCAGACAACCAAGAATGGGAATTTGAACGAGAATCCCGAAAATAGCAGCTGTCTCTGCATAATTGGAACAAATGGAAGTTGGATATGCAGCAGaatataaaacaagaaaacaacttGGATGTAACTCGACACATGCTGACAGTTACAATAATCTGGGGAGAGCTGTGCCACAGGCAAGCTGTTGTTTGTAGCCGGGCAGCTTATAGTTTCTGTCAAACTAGTGCTGATCTAGGAGGGTCGCAATTATGTGCCCCCCTACTATTCCTCTTCCATCCCTTCCTGCTGCCATCCTCCCCTACTCCCTTAAAACCCCTAAGCAGCATTTAATTGTGAGGGGCTGAGCCGGGGAAGGAGTAATCAGATGAGAATGGAGGCAAGGGGAATCACGTGTGTGTACACTGGCTAACAGAGGATTAATAACAGTGGCGTCTTGATTGAAGTTCAGCTGCTCTCCCTGGCAAATGGGAGGTGGGGatgagggggagagagaatgtGACAGAAAGGGGAGGAAAAGAGGGTAAAAAAAGAGTTGTAAAGAAAGAGGACGCACAGCGTTCTCAGATGAGAgcagagagatacagagaaaagagacagaaatgggGAGAGAAGAGGGAAATAGAGAAAGGGAGTTAGAGCAGTGAGACAGTGAGAGGGAGTGGGAGGAAGAAAGAGCGAGGATAGGAGGCAGCCCAGCGCAGTgtggagggggagagagagtgagatgtAGAGACAGGAAGCCTCCACTGCTACTAAACCAGTGAGacgcaggcaggcagagagagaagacggagagagagagagagagagagaggccctTGGCGTCTCCAAGGCCGGCCCAATGAGGGGGTGAGGGGCTCAAGGGTAATTCAAAAGGGAGGATAGTGGGAGGAGAAGCAGAAacggagggagaaaaagaagagagaaaaaaggcagGGCAATAAAATCAGAAACAGGCTTCAGCAGGGAAACGGGAGTGGGTGGGTGGGATCTGagatgaggaggaaaaaaagctgaTAAAAGTTTTGGAGACAGAgtcggagagagagagggaatgggACAAGAGACTCAAGATAGAGCGGATTGAGTCTGTTAATGGAAAAGGTAGGAGGGGATTCatggaaaaagaggaggaagcgCTCTGTGTCTCAGGAGTCCTCCTattcctcttctgcttcttcttccttctgTGAGGTTGCTGGACATCATCCATCACCATGTTCTCTGACAGCAGGACTCCAGCGCCTGTGGAGCAGAAAGGCTTCAAGCCCCACGCCCCTCACTTCATTCCATGGCTGCGCAATAGTCTTAAACCACACCACAGCAGTGACCTGGGGCTCAATGGACCATACAAATCCAGCTCAGAGGCCCGCAACAACCTGACGCCGCTGGAAAGAGCCAAAGGGATCGGGTTCTTCTCCATCCAAGGAAGGAACCGggcaaagaaaggggaggttcAGTGCAATGGCGTAGGGATGGCGAGAATGCTGCCAGTGGTGCTGCGTGGGCATCATATACTGCCTGGGAGTCTGGGAAAGCAGAGGGAGGACAGTCCTGGCAGTCCTGCCAGGTGTAACCAGTCTCCAGAGCCGGATCCCCCAACCAACATGGAGAGCAGTCCGGGGGACAAGCCGCATGGTCTGAGCAACAGCTCCACCTCTGCCCAGGACAACCACACCTTTGTTAGGAACCACGGCAGCCACCTGAGCACCCTTCAGTCGGAGAATGAGGGGACCAGCACCTCAGTCAGGAAATATGGGCCACTAGTGAGAcaccctcctcttcctgtttctgGACTGCTCATTGAGGAACCAAACTGTGAGGTGCCTGTTGTGGTGGACATTAAGGACAGGAGGGGGAAGGTTTGGGACTATGCCAGCAGTACAACCCAACGCAAGAAAGACCTCCATTCATCCAGCTGGGTGTGCTCTGACACTCAGGGACTAACAGAAAGTCAGCATGGCTTCCCCACCAGCTTCAGCtacaacaaacaacagagcagGAACTCCCAGAGCCAGAGAGACCTGAGGGAACCACCTGTTGAGGGTTTCAACGGTCCCCTAAATGGAGTCATCTTCTCCACTGAGGTTCCTCAGAGAGGCCTGGGCTGCACCACAACACTACGACACACCAGGAAAGCTAGACCAAGCTTGGAGCGTATTGCAGCCCTGGGCCAGAATCAGACATGGATCCAATACAGGTCGACCAATGAAGGGGAGCCACAGAGGAAGGAATCAGGCTGCAGCAGGAAGGTGGTCCGAAACCAGATTAAACGGGTGATGGACAACCTGGAGCATGTTCTTACAGCACTGAGGGACGTTCACCAGGAAATGAAAGAGGTAACGAGTTGGATTCTTGTTGATTCTGCGTAACATTTCACTATTGTCACCAATCACGTCTTTTATGGACAAATACGAAATGGTAGAAAAACAAATGGGTTGAGAATAGGAGCAGAAAAGTAACTGTAGTCTCTCACATTAATCAAGGTATATACTCTTGGAGGAAACATTCTTGCTCATGCTTTAAAACCTGGAGGGCTCTAACAGATAACGATGCCGGTTACAACTACACATCCTGAGCAGAATTTACATGCATTAAAAAGTCATCTGCAGGGTTGGTTGAATCCACCACAGTCGGCAAACTGTTTCTGCAACTCTCCTCTGTCACTGTGCTTAATTACCACGCGTACATTATCATAGAGGTGAACGAGACAATAGTTATGGCCCATTTGTATAATGCATTTAGAGGTTGCTGAGATGTGACATTAGGGAAAGCAGTCGCCTTTCTCTCTGCATCTCCCTTTCTGTCCTCCTCCAAAATACTCTCTCAACTTCCTCCACTCTCCATCCTCATGGACAGATGCTGTTCCAGGCACAGCTGGATAACATTTTATAATCCATTTATGTCTGAGTATCTCTGCCTCGTAGTCCTCATCCAGTAAATGTGACACGTAAATCTCGCCTCTTGGCATTTGATCTGCATCCACAGGGTTGCGGCTAAACCTGAGGTAGTAACCTCATCATTCTGGCTGTGAGGTTTTAGTGTGACAGTATTAATATAACACAGATGAAAGAGCATGTAGGCTACagaaaaaagaggggaaaaggaGGGGGGTCGGAAGCAAGCAGACTGTGATAGAAAATTCCAAATTTTCAAAACGGAGACAACAGATCAAAGGACGATAAGGCACCAGAGAAGACTTTGGttgcatatttatttcaaagcCCTGTTTTATGATTCTGTTGCATGAGaagcaacataaataaataatcaattccCCCTGTTACAAAAAGGAACTGGATTGAGACTTAAACGCATTTAAACAGAGACtatacacattttaaagcaacacttaaGACTTCTGTCTCaggaaaaacatcacaaaagcaAGCTCACGTATGAATATGGTCTTCTGCTAAGACTTTTTGACGGATCAGAAACCGCTCTATGACTCAGAACCATGAGCAGAACAAAAGTAGGGTTAAACTGAAAGAGGTGCGAAACTTACATGACTGAGCTCTACAACAACTGTCTCTCAGCACTACATGTGAAGTGTGTAAATCTCTCAGCACTACACATCAGCACTACATGTGAAGACCTGAGGGgtcaaaaaacataattttaaataaacactccAGGGAACAGCAGATGAAAACCAGGGTCC
This sequence is a window from Etheostoma cragini isolate CJK2018 chromosome 9, CSU_Ecrag_1.0, whole genome shotgun sequence. Protein-coding genes within it:
- the LOC117950510 gene encoding arginine-glutamic acid dipeptide repeats protein, which gives rise to MFSDSRTPAPVEQKGFKPHAPHFIPWLRNSLKPHHSSDLGLNGPYKSSSEARNNLTPLERAKGIGFFSIQGRNRAKKGEVQCNGVGMARMLPVVLRGHHILPGSLGKQREDSPGSPARCNQSPEPDPPTNMESSPGDKPHGLSNSSTSAQDNHTFVRNHGSHLSTLQSENEGTSTSVRKYGPLVRHPPLPVSGLLIEEPNCEVPVVVDIKDRRGKVWDYASSTTQRKKDLHSSSWVCSDTQGLTESQHGFPTSFSYNKQQSRNSQSQRDLREPPVEGFNGPLNGVIFSTEVPQRGLGCTTTLRHTRKARPSLERIAALGQNQTWIQYRSTNEGEPQRKESGCSRKVVRNQIKRVMDNLEHVLTALRDVHQEMKEVVQQIDHLTSSIDLNMEEQQGNERGDSVNPPSNSSSSSGSSSSEVTLGSTHHWPSDPGDQPGTTDSFGTLRRDHHECHFPPNMLLCPVSSGFSSERSQTLRFTCSLLSSHGQGGPFQYNTSLPLSNPPQNLTSHDLTLSPRRSLPVRPPTPGLSPLTVNLHHPNSPGSRPHSPIPSSSIRVSPVSSLSARPQPPPTLSPSVIIENKVGSHQTPQSDTPSAYLLSPSLTQPLSASCPPTNSETQTVSNNDRERQSSSAGPVHRPSQVCSAPATTAKPPTAQGSRGRKPPPYPHHRPSEHTKKVKEPRKAPPYPEKRRLLSTTV